Proteins encoded in a region of the Fusarium falciforme chromosome 6, complete sequence genome:
- a CDS encoding HET domain-containing protein, producing MFTYSPLDPHKSEIRLVRFVECPSDASRLELELRHASMSDTTFNALSYVWGDCSEMIDITLNGQSFPVGPSLHSALEQLRENGFRSWIWIDSICIQQTDLEEKGWHVQEMRTVYSRAECVYMWLGSGSDATDKTIEFMAEIGPKLVELNAMEILSSYQNGIVSTYFRSRVSGEDIGRPDEDPAVKLAQYMYGLLDHPGLQAAKDVDGVEVPRGVLIDGLAEIVKKENWHRIWIVQEVALARVGLIMCGTKATSLEHFQSTFMTLWDCGVFDKRHGSRVNGGIGFEWAWNWILPLLIRRRRQYWRKGPLRLSEILRPSFKARHTIYAASDPRDIIFGLLGVIEDGEELGLRADYTKSMAEVFAAATKAFLQQDAGMGSYRLEYVTPRAENPDGLPSWVPDWREIGEKGTLIEDAGLYIDATSGMPTSENMTLDESPWVLRRFGCYVSTITDVMEIPKDLHSFRKGIPYADLVEDFMASVLKFANLRPDSGPAEDYVWRTLVGRQYGEPALRDRYHHWMDGDVGLLVRSIMRKGQFDPEHLTESQKEFINNGPLYLSTVRLDLDTPQKQLAHIVQEWPEDILYYTVGRTLFKTNKAMFGRGHVLVKPGDIVTILSGCEVPIVLRPREEGGYTFVGDAHVDGIMNGEFHQTAPNYQTFDIY from the coding sequence ACGTCTGGGGCGACTGCTCTGAAATGATCGACATTACCCTCAATGGCCAAAGTTTCCCAGTGGGTCCCAGTCTCCACTCTGCTCTGGAGCAGCTGCGTGAGAATGGCTTCCGCTCTTGGATCTGGATCGACTCCATCTGTATCCAGCAGACCgacctcgaggagaagggatgGCATGTGCAAGAGATGCGGACAGTTTACAGTCGCGCCGAGTGCGTGTACATGTGGCTCGGCTCGGGCTCCGATGCCACCGACAAGACAATAGAGTTCATGGCTGAGATCGGTCCCAAGCTGGTGGAATTGAACGCCATGGAGATACTAAGCTCCTATCAAAACGGCATTGTCAGCACGTACTTTCGGAGTCGCGTGTCAGGTGAGGACATTGGTCGTCCTGACGAAGACCCGGCCGTGAAGCTGGCCCAGTACATGTATGGCCTGCTGGATCATCCAGGACTGCAGGCTGCGAAGGACGTTGACGGTGTCGAGGTTCCTCGGGGGGTTCTGATAGACGGGCTCGCCGAAATCGTCAAGAAGGAAAACTGGCACCGCATATGGATCGTCCAAGAAGTTGCCCTCGCCAGAGTCGGGCTCATCATGTGCGGCACTAAGGCCACCTCCCTCGAGCATTTCCAATCGACCTTCATGACTCTATGGGACTGCGGCGTCTTCGACAAACGTCATGGGAGCCGCGTGAACGGTGGCATAGGTTTCGAGTGGGCCTGGAACTGGATCCTGCCGCTGCTCATCCGCCGACGGAGACAGTACTGGCGCAAGGGACCGCTCCGGCTCTCTGAGATCCTACGTCCCTCGTTCAAGGCGAGGCATACAATATACGCAGCCTCGGACCCGCGCGACATCATATTCGGGCTTCTGGGTGTCATCGAGGACGGTGAGGAGTTGGGTCTGCGGGCTGACTATACCAAGTCCATGGCCGAGGTCTTTGCCGCGGCGACAAAGGCATTTCTTCAACAAGACGCCGGTATGGGTTCCTACCGTTTAGAATACGTCACCCCCAGAGCCGAAAACCCTGATGGTCTTCCTTCTTGGGTCCCGGATTGGAGAGAGATTGGAGAAAAGGGCACATTGATAGAGGACGCCGGCCTTTATATCGACGCCACCTCTGGTATGCCAACATCGGAAAACATGACTCTCGACGAGAGTCCCTGGGTCTTGAGACGCTTTGGATGCTACGTCTCCACGATAACCGACGTCATGGAGATCCCGAAAGATCTACACAGCTTCCGAAAAGGCATCCCCTACGCTGACCTCGTCGAGGATTTCATGGCATCAGTTCTCAAGTTCGCCAACCTTAGACCAGACTCGGGTCCAGCCGAAGATTACGTCTGGCGCACTCTCGTGGGTCGACAGTATGGAGAGCCTGCTTTGCGCGATCGTTACCACcattggatggatggtgatgtAGGGCTCCTGGTTCGCAGCATCATGCGAAAGGGGCAGTTTGACCCAGAGCATCTCACAGAGTCCCAGAAGGAGTTCATCAACAACGGCccattatatcttagtaccGTCCGACTAGATCTCGACACCCCACAGAAGCAGCTCGCGCATATCGTTCAAGAGTGGCCAGAAGACATTCTCTACTACACGGTGGGGAGGACCCTGTTCAAAACGAACAAGGCCATGTTCGGACGGGGGCATGTTCTCGTGAAGCCTGGTGATATTGTCACTATCCTGTCTGGGTGCGAAGTGCCAATTGTCTTGCGGCCACGCGAAGAAGGAGGCTATACGTTTGTTGGGGACGCCCATGTGGATGGCATCATGAACGGGGAGTTTCACCAAACCGCACCAAACTACCAGACATTTGACATATATTGA
- a CDS encoding C2H2-type domain-containing protein → MFPFQVQDDQAVRPLSEEDQQILLGLARRYGVSSLVCALSGLGTSSRASTFSATTLLSNTSAPSLTWSSSEASHGRSDAASIRTQSTWQDTSTDVPSIHDGEVGKIPDRTWLDSPSLMQSPIPSCDVTSHPSPRHVAPTSKKYQCPMCFLDNNPVGFGRKSDFKKHLYNFHGADVTWLCKTKGCHLSFATERAYSTHAKETHRMDALPNSSAKTELCPQVVFACGFANCKDRIFEAATNDQASGSRDKYFEHIAKHFEDGFDVNNWEYKAQLHNLMRQSKVKSIWKTCIWPKEKRQQLTWRPRSSGDLKRMLEARHLGQDISTLVRLAFILGTSPFTNPNTPPPSEIDLQFSLPVRSECLMDTVGHADGAQPKMENNVNNTPPEPVVKQQPPTPQANTFPNRRIKQETRPSTPVDGIPEPMIRDDLAAGPHPGTPFPIPNEHVWPVDAPKFAPDQMNTFADASMTYILPGQELPQQQWTDMSGMQQFPQQDEVMTNVYMTPNHSQPQAARPATPIPSKRPGSWGKRLSLENLRPKKKTSVYGSPASSTDAVPPVPQMYAEMIPTSVPAGYELPMRMGHPSQGYTSNPAGFMQQAQMQQLGSPTSFYLDDGDMRL, encoded by the exons ATGTTCCCCTTCCAGGTTCAAGATGACCAAGCCGTGAGGCCTTTGAGTGAAGAGGATCAGCAGATCCTTCTGGGTCTGGCTCGTCGCTATGGCGTCTCGAGTCTCGTCTGCGCTCTGAGCGGTCTGGGCACTTCAT CCCGGGCCTCAACCTTCTCAGCGACCACCCTTCTTAGCAACACAAGTGCTCCCTCGTTGACATGGAGCAGCTCCGAGGCTTCTCACGGCCGATCCGATGCCGCCTCGATACGCACCCAGTCTACATGGCAAGACACTTCTACCGACGTGCCTTCGATTCATGATGGTGAAGTCGGCAAGATACCTGACCGGACGTGGCTCGACTCGCCCAGCCTCATGCAGTCGCCTATTCCCTCATGCGATGTCACCTCTCACCCCTCGCCTCGACATGTCGCACCGACTTCCAAGAAATACCAGTGCCCTATGTGCTTTTTGGACAACAACCCCGTGGGCTTTGGTCGCAAGAGTGATTTTAAGAAGCATCTCTACAACTTCCACGGCGCTGATGTGACCTGGCTGTGCAAGACCAAGGGCTGCCACCTCTCTTTTGCTACTGAACGTGCCTACAGCACCCACGCCAAGGAGACACACCGCATGGACGCTCTCCCCAATAGCTCGGCCAAGACTGAGTTGTGCCCTCAGGTCGTGTTTGCGTGCGGTTTCGCCAACTGCAAGGACCGTATCTTCGAGGCCGCAACCAACGACCAGGCGTCGGGCAGCCGAGACAAGTACTTTGAGCATATTGCCAAGCACTTCGAGGACGGTTTCGATGTCAACAACTGGGAGTACAAGGCTCAGTTGCACAACCTCATGCGCCAGTCCAAGGTCAAGTCTATCTGGAAGACATGCATCTGGCCCAAGGAAAAGAGGCAACAGCTCACATGGCGCCCGCGATCCTCTGGTGACCTCAAGCGAATGCTCGAGGCGcgccatctcggccaggATATCTCGACTCTTGTCCGCCTCGCCTTCATCCTCGGTACATCTCCCTTTACGAACCCCAACACGCCACCTCCTAGCGAGATCGATCTTCAGTTCTCTCTTCCCGTCCGATCCGAGTGCTTGATGGACACTGTTGGCCATGCTGATGGAGCGCAACCGAAGATGGAGAACAACGTTAACAACACACCGCCGGAACCTGTGGTTAAGCAGCAACCGCCTACACCTCAGGCGAACACGTTCCCCAACCGAAGAATTAAGCAGGAGACCCGACCTTCGACACCAGTGGACGGCATTCCCGAGCCCATGATTCGAGACGACCTTGCAGCTGGTCCCCATCCCGGAACGCCATTCCCGATCCCCAATGAGCATGTCTGGCCCGTCGATGCACCCAAGTTCGCCCCTGACCAGATGAACACCTTTGCCGATGCTTCCATGACCTACATCCTGCCGGGACAGGAGCTTCCCCAGCAACAATGGACAGACATGAGTGGCATGCAACAGTTCCCCCAACAAGACGAGGTCATGACCAATGTCTACATGACCCCTAACCACAGCCAACCTCAGGCTGCTCGCCCTGCCACACCGATCCCCTCAAAACGACCTGGTTCCTGGGGCAAGAGACTCAGCCTCGAGAACCTTCgtcccaagaagaagaccagCGTGTACGGCAGTCCAGCGTCCAGCACCGACGCTGTACCCCCTGTACCACAAATGTACGCTGAGATGATTCCCACATCTGTGCCGGCTGGTTACGAACTGCCAATGCGGATGGGCCACCCATCACAAGGGTACACATCAAACCCAGCTGGCTTCATGCAACAAGCGCAGATGCAGCAGCTCGGTTCACCGACGTCTTTTTACCTCGATGATGGGGACATGAGACTATAA